TGTTAAAAATTTTATCGTAAGTGCAAAGAAGGCGCGCGAAGCATGtaaaaaatcactgaatttgctgtttttttatgttcttctgcaGGTTAGCAGTCAATGAAATAGCAACCCAAGAGATTTCAACAGATCTTTCAACAAAGATGATGTGCACCAAAATGAAAAGTGTGATCAAACCAACATGAGGATTGATGTAGAAGACATTCAAGATGAAAGTGCAAGATAATGTGAGCAAAGAAACTGATGAAGAAGAGCCTTCAAAGTCATTCTCATTATGGACCCATAGACCACTGCAGCAGGGACGCCTTCCTTTGAAAGTGGCGTTACAAGATGTAATAGCACAGGAGGATGACAGAGTCTTAATTGACTCTTTGATGGAGTAtagtgaagaagatgaagaagagggACTTATTGGTACATTATTCTGTGGAGATTGGAGAGACGCTGTGACAGGATGGAGCTTGGCTCGTCCTAATGTGAAATATGCATGGGTTGAAAAATCCAGCAAGGACCGTAAACACAGAAATGCAGCTGCTAAGAAACGAAAGCAAGAAGAGCAATCATCTTGGAAGAACAAAATCGAGCCGGGAACTTACAAATACAATCCTGGTTGTGGGACACAGTATCGACCATTTGATATTCCAGAGAAGAGGCAGGTCCATCCTAGTTTACAACAGCATATTGATAAAGTCAGAGAACATTTGGAGAAGACACTGATGAAGCAACCATCTACTGAGGGTCTGCACGATAGGAAAAAACTTGCACCATTACCAAGTATATATACAAAACATGATGGAAGTGGTGATGCACATGCATCGAGCCTTGATGAACATAATCACAAGCAGTATGTAGTAAAAATGACGCCACGAGGACGAAGGCATAGTGTTGAAGATGATGACCTGCAGTATCATTCTGATGTGGGTGCAGATGGCGAGAGCCATTTCCATAGAAATGGACCAGGTCGTCAAAGTGACACAAAGCTCTTAAATCTTAGTAAAACACAGATCAGACATAAGCAGTACCAAAACTTACAAGCTAATGATAATAGCAAAGCGATAGATTTGGTAACAGCTCTTGGACAAAAACTTAATGAAATCCTCATGGAAGATCGGCTGAAATCCATTAGTGGGACAACAAGTTTACCAGTATCCAAGAAGATACGGAAGAGTTCTTTGTTTTCAGTTAATAACAGCTATGAGCGCTTTCCAACCACTGAAATAGCTTCATATAATGAGCAGACTTTGAATCCTTTGACTAAAGTAACCCCGCAACAAAGGCAGGTTCATGATGATAATGAGGTTGTTGCGTCACAGCAAGAGAAGACGACTAGTTTATCAGCAGGATCACATGGAACTCCATACATGTATTCCAGTGACATGTCTAGAGAACACTCATCTAATACAAATAAAGATTTCATTCATATAGGTATAAGTGGTCAAAGAGTGCAATCATCAAAATCTGAAAGGAAACAGGTGAGTCATCACAATTCGGAATCACCGGTTATTTCAGGCAAGAAGAGTCGTAGTTCGGTGTCTAATAAATATCATAAGCTGCCTTTAACTCATGGGAAGATGGAATCATCTAGCAGTGAGAAAACTGGAGATGATTTGCATAGGGGTGTGATGGATCGGGAAGCGGCAGCAGCCGTGGCAGTGGCGCTTATGCCAGGTGTCAGTGGACGAAAAATTGAGGTTCCGAATGTATGATCAAGAAGTAAATAAAAAGTTTTACTTGggataccgtattcattccattaaccgccatgcccctataagcgcccacccagtgactttacaactaGCAAACTGCCCATCCAAATCTGAATCATTGTCTGAAACATttgacacactgatgatgatggatgaatattttgtgcctttTGTAAGTATTGTCGGcttaacaatgt
This DNA window, taken from Amphiura filiformis chromosome 16, Afil_fr2py, whole genome shotgun sequence, encodes the following:
- the LOC140136113 gene encoding uncharacterized protein, whose amino-acid sequence is MKVQDNVSKETDEEEPSKSFSLWTHRPLQQGRLPLKVALQDVIAQEDDRVLIDSLMEYSEEDEEEGLIGTLFCGDWRDAVTGWSLARPNVKYAWVEKSSKDRKHRNAAAKKRKQEEQSSWKNKIEPGTYKYNPGCGTQYRPFDIPEKRQVHPSLQQHIDKVREHLEKTLMKQPSTEGLHDRKKLAPLPSIYTKHDGSGDAHASSLDEHNHKQYVVKMTPRGRRHSVEDDDLQYHSDVGADGESHFHRNGPGRQSDTKLLNLSKTQIRHKQYQNLQANDNSKAIDLVTALGQKLNEILMEDRLKSISGTTSLPVSKKIRKSSLFSVNNSYERFPTTEIASYNEQTLNPLTKVTPQQRQVHDDNEVVASQQEKTTSLSAGSHGTPYMYSSDMSREHSSNTNKDFIHIGISGQRVQSSKSERKQVSHHNSESPVISGKKSRSSVSNKYHKLPLTHGKMESSSSEKTGDDLHRGVMDREAAAAVAVALMPGVSGRKIEVPNV